The genome window CAGGTTCGGCACGTTGGGTACGGAGCCGTCGGTGACGGTGATGTCGAACCCAGCCGGAACGTGCTGGCGCGGGATCAGCTTGCCCGTCGCGGCCACGGTTCGCGGCATCCAACCCCAGAGTCGCTGCCAAGCGGCCTGAACGGAAATGGGCACCGGCATGTTCTCGCTGATGCTGCCGTTGATCTTGACGCGGACGTTCATCGGCTCATTGAAGAACGGCTTCTCCGGCATCGCGCCGAAGTCATCAAACCGTTCTTGCTGGGCGGCGGCCAAGCCGATAGCCGTCACACGATTCTCAAAGCGAGCGCGTGTGTCGTTCGGGTCGATGTTGAACGGCAGACCAGGAATGACGAAGAACGAACCCTCTTCGGCATAGCAGATCGCGTCGATCTGGATGTCGTAGGGAGTCACGGCGACGCGAGCGACTTCGTAGTTCGAGGACTTCAGACCCGCGATACCGTCGAGCGAGAGCTCAAACTCCGTCTCGTCTTGCAGCGCGAGCGAGGTGAACACACCGGAGACCACTCGACCACCCGTATCGACCGAAGTCTGGTCGGCAAGCGGAAGCGAAATCGTCTCAAACGTCGGGTACGTATTGCGACCGGGGGTTCCTAGACCGTAGAGCGGCACGTTCACGGGAGTGGTTCCTGCGGGCGTGTAGTACGGTCGGACGAGTTCGTTGAACGTCTGCGGCGTTCGGGTCGCTTCGTCTAAGTAGCTAGGAAACTGATAGGCGAGCGGGTTGACCGCGCCACCTGCGAACGGGTGCGGCAAGACGTTCAGGTTCAAGAACGCAGGGCCCCCGTCGTCAGCAGCGTGCGAGATCAGCAGCTTGCTGGCGATCGGGGCGTTCGAGTTCGCCTCGGCATAGCGCGACGCGTACGATCTCCAGGTGGACGGATTGTTTGCCTGCGAGCCCGTGAACGCATCGGTCTCCGGGTTCAGTAGGAACTGCGTCTGCAACCGGAGTCGGCTCGTGATGCCGTCGGGGGTCACCTCAACCGCGTTCTGCGTCAGTACTCCGGGGGTGGCGTTTTTAGAGGTCAGTGTCTGGTCCGGACCAGGGCCGAAGAACTGTGTCGTGTTCACACAGACGTAGTCCTTGGCCAGAAGCGCGCACATCGACTTCGACGGGTTGCCGATGACCGAGCCATTCGACGGCGAAGTCACGCCCTTGGTGATGCTCCCATCAATGTAGATGGAGCCCATCGACACGACGGTGACCTGCCTATCGGTGGGGATGACGCCGCGGACGCGGACGTCGCCCTCGAAATAGAGCACGCCATTGAACGGGAATCCTTCTGCCAGCACTCGATTCTGCAGTGCGCCGGTGAGCTGAGCGTCGTTGACCTCCATCAGATCAGGGCTGACGACGCTATTGATCACATAGGTCCCAGCACCGAGTCCGACGAGCCGGAACCGAGCGGTGTAGCTACCAGTATCCGAGCCGTCCGGTCGTCGCCAGGTCGGCTGACCCGAGCGGCTGTCGCGGGTGATTTCAAAGCCGTTTGCGTTCAGTCGAAGGTATGCAGCCAGCGGAACATAGTAAGGTCCGACCCATCCGCCTGTCTTGCTCGTGGCCGCCTTGTTCGGGTTCAGCCAGTCCTGCATGACGCTGCGGGCGCTGCCGGAACGAATCCGCTCGTCCTCGTCCTGCGCGTCGCCCCGCTCGTTCGCCGAGGCCACCACGTAGATCCCTTCGCCGTAGCCGAGCCGGCCCGTGTTTCGTCCGAAGACGATTCGGCCGCTGTCGCGCGACAGGGTAATGTAGCGCTGGATGTTCGTCGCCGGATCGACCTGAAGGATTGATGGCGGCTCCTTGCGCGGGATGCTGCGTGCGTACCCGTTCGGGTCTGTGTCGCGCGATCCGTCGCGGATGACACCGCGCAGGGTCTCAAAGGTGCCGGTACGGCTGTCGAGCTCGTTGCCGCTGCGGATCGGATCAAAGCCTCCGCCCGAAACGACCGCACCGTTCTTGATGACGGTGAAGTCGAGTTCAGAGGCGTTGTTCTGCGGCCGAATCGTCCCGGCAACTGCCCACATATCGCCCAAGTCGGAGTTTACAAAGACTTGCGATCGACCGTGGATTGTCACATCCGCATTGCTGTAGAGCGAACCAGAGCCAATGGAGTAACCAGCGCTGCTGGTGGCCAGCCCACCAAACTGGCTGACGATCCGCACGGGACGGCCGTCGTAATTGATGCCAAGCCCCTCGTCACCGGGAACCGCCGCGGTGAGCGAACCCAAATCAGCCGCATTGCTGGTCTTAAACTTGTTGGTGATAAACCGCGCGGTCTCCGTGATGCCAATCGTTGCAAACGCGAGTTGCTTGCGTGAAGTCGCATTCAGCGAGGCGTCGAGTCCGCGCGCCTTGCCGAGCGCGGCGAGGAACTCAGCCGCATTTGCAAAGCCCGTGACCTGAATCGCCGGAGTGGACGCAATCGTGGGGTCGCTTGGATTCACGCGGCCCGCGCGACCAATCGACTCGATCACGATGTAGTTGCGCGCCTTTCCGGGCTGTCGCAGAGCGCCCGAAGGGGTATCGAAGAGCGACCAATCAGCCGGAGCGTAGCGAACGCGCACCAGCGAGCGGCCCCTGTCGAAGTCGATGCGGGTGTAGGGTCCAAGGCCGTCCGGGCCACCCTTGTCGATGAGCCCGGGTCGGATCGCGTAGTTCGTTCCATCACGGAGATACAGCGCATCCGGATCGCGCACGAATCCGCCCACGGGCGTCAGTCCGGTACGAACCGGCCGCCAGTCGGCACCCAGAGCGCTCGTCAAGAGCTGCGAATGTGCATAGCGAACGCCAGCCTCGGCGAGGTCTGTGGCGACCGTACGCTGCTTGGATCGCCCCGTCTGGGTGATGTTGCGGCTCACGAGTCCCGCAAACACGAAGCCAAGAATGAGCATGATGCCCAAGACAAGCAACGCGATGATCAGGGTTTGCCCCGACTGTCGGTGAGTTCGAATCGACTGTTTCTCTTGATGCATGTCCAAGCTCTACTTAGCGGGTGAAGTTCCTCACCGTCGCTGAACCCCGCAGACTCACACTCTGCGCATTCGGCAGGTTGCTTTGCGAGTAGTTTCGAATCGTCAAGTTCACGTCCATCAGTTGCCGCGTGTCGTAATCAACCGCGAACACATCCGTGGACTCTGTGAATTGGAAGCGGTAGCTCACCGAGATGTTCCAGGCGCGTCCGGTGGGTGGGCCTGCAGGAATCGGCGATTGCGGATCGGAATTGAACTCCAGGTAGCCTGCCTTGAACCGCGGTTGCAGTACTGCGTAGGCAAAGTTCGTCGGATCATAGGTCGTCGGGTCACTCAAGATGCCCGGGTAGCCAAGCTCGGCATACGCTGCCTGAGTCAGATCGCGTCGGTCCACGTAGTTGATGAAGTATTGGTTCGGGCCGACGTTGACGTTGCCGCTCGTGTCCGCGCCGACGCGGGTGTACCGAATGGGTGCACCGTAGCTCGGTCCAGGGATCTGGTTCGGGCCAATCACGACCTCACTCCCGGGAACGATGCGTGCCCGTGCGAACCCTTGCGTCGGGTGCAGGGGGCTCACGGTGCCATCGGCGCACGGCAAGAACCGTAGGTCCACAAATCGCTTGCAGAAGTCGCTCTTGTCGAGGTTCGGGCAGAGGGCCGTCCAGTTGTTCCACAGCACGTTGAATCGACTGTTGATCTGGGACGTGGGGCTGCTCGGCAGGTTCACCACCTGCGTCCAGTCACCCGGTGCGCTTGGCCCTGCTTGGCTCGGAATCAGTTCCGCACCGCCGGTCGTCACTGGGCGGTTGTCGGTCACACCGGCTACAACGGTCGTGCCGACTTCTTCGATTCCAAAGCTTGCCTTCACCTGACCCGAGCTCGGATCGACAACGAACGGCACAAACCGCGATCGCATCGCTGCGTCACCCAGCCAGCCGCTACGGCCGTTGGCCTGGTTCACAGCGTAAGTGAACGGGAAGTTCACGGCAGCAGTGGCGGGGACGATGTTGCGATCGCGACCCGCGGCCGCGCCATAGGCCGACATGTCGAACGTCTCGGTGCCGGCGGTGAGCTCGGCACCCGTTCCTGGGAAATCGTAGAGGCTATAGCCAACAGCTTGGCCACTGACGATTCGCTCGCGGCCGATCAGATACGGAGTACCCGGCTGCCACGTGCCGAAATTCGTCCAAGGTGCGGCGCCGTTGTACTGACTCGGCCACATGCGGATGACCGAGTTAGCCCACGCCCCGAATTTGGTGCGCATGACATCCGGTCCCATCTTCACGGCATTGTCAAACTCCAGACCGCTGCGAACAACGACACCACCTTCAACCGGTTCGCTTGCCACCCGACCCGGGCGGAACTGAACCAGCGACAAGATGCGAGGCACGTTGCCATCGTAAAGTGCGCGGAACGTCGCCTTGTCGTAAATCGGCTGGATCATGTCGTAACGGCTGAGCTCGGTCACGACGCGGGACCGTGCCCGCCAGCGCTTGATTAGGTCGGCTTTGGCGGTCCGCTCGGCGGCCGAGTATGCGCCACCGCCCGGCTTGGTTTCGGTTGCACCGTACTGCCGGAAGAAGCTTGGATCGTCGAGGTCGAGGACGCCATCCCCGTTCAGGTCCGGGAATAGGCTGGCGTTGATCTCCCATCGATCCAGCGCTCGGTTGTAAGTCTTGTAGTCCACGTCCGCACGGTAGAGCACGTACAGGTTGTCCTGCCCTGCGCCGCGCTGAAGGATCGCATCGTATGGGTTGTTGTAGCGGGCACCGATCTGCTCGTTTCGCACCCCCGTCGCTGGCGTCACGCCGAATGGATCGCGTAGGCCGATGAAGTAGCGGACCATGCGGAACCCTTGGGCCGTCGGCAACGTGACCTGTCCGACCGGCGTGCGCAAGGTCGGGTCCTCTCGCCAGTTGGCAGGGTCGTCTGGGTTCCCGTTCGGGTTGATCAGCAAGTTCGGGTTGAGCAGAGCACCACTCGGCCCGCGCAAGGGCTCACCAGCACTCGGCACCAAGATATCGATCTTGCTGTAGGCCAAGCGGATCAGCTCAGGCTGGGTGTTAAGCCCGGGAACAACGACGTCAATCGAGCCAAGGTCGCCCGAGTTGTCGCGCACTCCCGCAGCGTTCGAGACCTCGCGGGTCACCTGGTCGATCAAAATGCGCGCGCGATCTTGCGCGTCGGCAAAGCCTTGACCAGCCCGGGTGAAGTTGAAGCTCTGTACCACTGGCAGCGTGATGATCGTGAGCAAAATGCCCGTGATGGCCATTACCGTCAGAAGTTCGATGAGCGTAAAAGCGCCGGATACGCGGGGTCGTCTCGTCATTGGTCCACTCCGGTCTTCGTGAGGAAGGTCTCGGTCTCGCTTCGCCTTTGACCGCGCAACCACACTTCCAGTTCCGAGAGATTCTGCGTTGGATCTGCCTTCAAAGTCATGAACTGTGGGTTATAGGTCACGCGGACGCTGACACTCGAGCCGCGTACTCGTCGGACCGCGAACCCGTAGCTGAAGTCGAGCACCGCACCCGAGCCAGCGCTGGGTCGAATATCGATCGTTCCGAGTCGCAGATCTCCCGTCGCGGGAGGTCCGATGATGAATTCCTGATCTCGGATGACTTGCACCGCCGGGTTCACGCCATCGCGGAAGTAGATCTCACCGATGGTCACGCGCTTGCCGACGTCGGACAGCGGGAAGTAGATGCGGAACGCTTGGCCGCTCAGGCCGTCCGCCAATCCAGGGAAGCACTGGTCCCACGTGATGCGCGGGCCCCAAGCCGACAGGTAGGTGGTCGCACCCTTGATCGGCTGCACCGCCCACTCACCCTTGGCCCGGTACAGAACTCGGATCGGGCGTCCCTTGACGTCGTCAGCACGAACCGCTGTCGCCTGGCCTGGGAAGATCACGTCGGCCGAGAGGCCGTTCGCTGCGTTGTTGTCCACGTCGATCATGCGGACAATGCCGTTTGACTTGTCGACGTTGTAGGAGTTCGGCTCGTAGAGCGCGCCGGTCTCCATGTCCATCACGACCACGTCGCGTCCGCCGGAAGTCAGCTGGATCCCATTGTAGGTTTTGCCGTCGGCATCCTGGTTGCCCTGCACCTTGAGCGCATTGAGCGAAAGTTTGATGAGATACGGCGAATTGGCGGGAACGCGGAAGTCGTCGCGGATGATCCGCCAGTCCAGGGCGTTATAGTCCACCCGAGCGGCGAGCGGCAGCCGCCCACGGCCGCGCATCTCCTTGTACTCGAAGCCCGACGGGTTGAAGAGCAATTGCCCCAGTCCGTAGTTCAGCGGAATGTACTCGTAGACCGCGTCATCCAGCAGCGACGGGTTTGCGACTGCATCAGTGAACGTCGCTACGGACTGGAACAGCCGCGCGACTCGCAGCGAGTCCCAGTCGGCGCGGACGTAGCCCGGAATCAGGCTCGCCAGCGACACTTGGGTGTAGAACCGCGAGTTCGGAGCC of Chthonomonas sp. contains these proteins:
- a CDS encoding prepilin-type N-terminal cleavage/methylation domain-containing protein, whose translation is MTRRPRVSGAFTLIELLTVMAITGILLTIITLPVVQSFNFTRAGQGFADAQDRARILIDQVTREVSNAAGVRDNSGDLGSIDVVVPGLNTQPELIRLAYSKIDILVPSAGEPLRGPSGALLNPNLLINPNGNPDDPANWREDPTLRTPVGQVTLPTAQGFRMVRYFIGLRDPFGVTPATGVRNEQIGARYNNPYDAILQRGAGQDNLYVLYRADVDYKTYNRALDRWEINASLFPDLNGDGVLDLDDPSFFRQYGATETKPGGGAYSAAERTAKADLIKRWRARSRVVTELSRYDMIQPIYDKATFRALYDGNVPRILSLVQFRPGRVASEPVEGGVVVRSGLEFDNAVKMGPDVMRTKFGAWANSVIRMWPSQYNGAAPWTNFGTWQPGTPYLIGRERIVSGQAVGYSLYDFPGTGAELTAGTETFDMSAYGAAAGRDRNIVPATAAVNFPFTYAVNQANGRSGWLGDAAMRSRFVPFVVDPSSGQVKASFGIEEVGTTVVAGVTDNRPVTTGGAELIPSQAGPSAPGDWTQVVNLPSSPTSQINSRFNVLWNNWTALCPNLDKSDFCKRFVDLRFLPCADGTVSPLHPTQGFARARIVPGSEVVIGPNQIPGPSYGAPIRYTRVGADTSGNVNVGPNQYFINYVDRRDLTQAAYAELGYPGILSDPTTYDPTNFAYAVLQPRFKAGYLEFNSDPQSPIPAGPPTGRAWNISVSYRFQFTESTDVFAVDYDTRQLMDVNLTIRNYSQSNLPNAQSVSLRGSATVRNFTR